In Candidatus Defluviibacterium haderslevense, the following are encoded in one genomic region:
- a CDS encoding MGMT family protein, whose amino-acid sequence MNEVHYYDQVYDVVRLIPVGRVSSYGAISNFLSLGSARMVGWALNQLKGTETDIPSFRVVNAKGELTGRLSFTNGRDMEQLLKQEGTVVVDNKVVDFETKHWNPSFEL is encoded by the coding sequence ATGAATGAAGTTCATTACTATGATCAGGTTTATGATGTAGTCAGACTTATTCCAGTTGGAAGAGTTAGTTCTTATGGCGCCATCTCCAATTTCTTAAGTCTGGGATCTGCACGTATGGTAGGATGGGCACTGAATCAATTAAAAGGTACAGAAACAGATATTCCTTCTTTTCGTGTTGTAAACGCCAAAGGAGAACTAACGGGCCGGTTATCCTTTACCAATGGCCGTGATATGGAACAATTATTAAAACAAGAAGGAACTGTTGTAGTCGATAATAAAGTAGTTGATTTTGAAACTAAACATTGGAACCCATCTTTTGAACTGTAG
- a CDS encoding DUF2147 domain-containing protein: MKYLIIKLLICICVSFVQAQQESQFLGKWKTIDDETKQAKSIIEIYKKDQALFAKVIELLPAATIKTCNRCPGEKNGKSLIGMDIMWNMTPDNNDYSNGQIMDPKSGKIYSCTIALEGTEKLLVRGYIGISLFGRTQTWERVK; the protein is encoded by the coding sequence ATGAAATATTTAATCATAAAGTTATTGATCTGTATTTGTGTTTCTTTTGTTCAGGCTCAACAAGAATCGCAATTTCTTGGCAAATGGAAAACCATAGATGATGAAACCAAACAAGCCAAATCTATTATCGAAATTTATAAAAAAGACCAAGCTTTATTTGCTAAAGTAATTGAATTATTACCGGCAGCTACTATTAAAACCTGCAATCGTTGCCCTGGTGAAAAAAATGGAAAGTCCCTGATAGGGATGGATATAATGTGGAACATGACACCGGATAATAACGATTATTCAAATGGACAAATTATGGATCCTAAATCAGGTAAAATATATTCTTGCACCATTGCTTTGGAAGGTACTGAAAAGCTATTAGTCCGAGGATATATTGGTATTTCGTTATTTGGTAGGACTCAAACCTGGGAACGTGTTAAATAA
- a CDS encoding ATP-binding protein, with the protein MIRIASIPNNILKIEEYLNWVFAEYHIDKKLYPNVLVTITEAVNNAIIHGNQKDCNKFVHLKTERRPKCIAFRISDEGSGFDPSTIPDPTLPENIECCGGRGVFLMHQLSHRVIFSDQGRTVEIQFEI; encoded by the coding sequence ATGATTCGAATAGCATCTATACCTAATAATATCCTCAAAATTGAGGAATATTTGAATTGGGTTTTTGCAGAATATCACATTGATAAAAAGCTTTACCCAAATGTTTTGGTGACCATTACCGAAGCTGTTAATAATGCTATTATTCACGGCAATCAGAAAGATTGCAATAAATTCGTCCATTTAAAGACGGAGCGCCGACCAAAATGTATTGCATTTCGAATATCCGATGAAGGCTCAGGATTTGATCCGTCAACTATCCCTGACCCAACCCTACCAGAAAATATTGAATGCTGTGGTGGCAGAGGGGTATTTCTAATGCATCAATTGTCTCATAGGGTCATTTTTTCAGATCAGGGAAGGACCGTGGAGATTCAATTTGAGATATAA